Genomic window (Heptranchias perlo isolate sHepPer1 chromosome 11, sHepPer1.hap1, whole genome shotgun sequence):
ggacgtggctctaatttttaggctaggactttcaggagtgaagttaggaaacacttctatacgcaaagggtgttagaagtttggaactctcttctgcaaatggcagttgatgctagctcaattaattttaaatctgagattgatagatttttgttaagggatatggggctaaggtgggtgtatggagtttggtcacagatcagccatgatctcattgaatggtggaacaggttcgagggactaaatggcctactctggttcctatgtccctatgttattGGGATAAATAATTTGACAGTCATTAATAAAGACACGAGTCTGGTGTTTCTGAACTGCATTGGTTTGCAGAATGTTAGCAACATTACATTTAAATATGTATGCAGACAGGTTGTTTCCCCGGCtgaagagtctaaaactagggggcatggtcgcaggataaggggtcggccatttaagactgagatgaggaggaatttcttctctcagggttgtgaatctttgaaattctctactccagaggactgaggatgctgagtcattgaatatattcaaggctgagatagatagatttttggactctaggggaattaagggatatgtggatcgggcaggaaagtggagtggaagtcaaagatcagccatgatcttattgaatagcggagcaggctcgaggggccgtatagccgcctactgctcctacttcttatgttcttatgagactaGCAGTAGGATTAGGATTAGATGCAAGATTAACAAGTTTGCAAAACACATTGTATTTGTAggacttatttttttaaatcagcttTCTTGGCAGTTTCATCTCTGAAGTAAATTGCTTAGTGCAAAGCCTACTCGGGCAAACCAGACTAGACACAACTAAATGCGTGGCACACCACTTCATTTGACATAAGCATCTAATTATACTACAGTGATTCTTGGGATAGATGCACTGATGTCAGCttatttcaattttactcagggAGTTGATATTGGTGTGGAGCAAGCTGCAGTTGAAACTTGACGCATCCAAGCATCACTTTCTGGAGAGGTGTCATCACCTTTTATTAACATCCAGAAATGTCAACCATATCTTCCTCTTTATCAGGGTTATTCAGAATGAGGTAAGTAACCATGCTACTGTACAAGTGAAAGACAGTGTATTCCATTTCCTTTACTTCCCATAGTTATTTTCATACTTTTAGTGCCTACTATTTCCAAGTAAATAGGGTTGTATTCATTTAGAGGTTTTGAGTTTCTCTGTTCTGTGGCTTATTGACCAGAGAGGCAGCAAGATTGTATTCACTGCATGTGGTAGCAGTGATAACTTGCCATTTTATGACCTGAAATGATAGTATGAGGCTGCACACCTTATAAAAACTATCAGCTGCATGCTACTTTACTGTTTAGAACTTCAGTCACTTTTGCTTTAGTTACTACTTGCATGTAAAAATGATTTATTCAACCTTAATCTAATGCCTTTGGCGGATATTTGGTGATTGTTCATGTTTCAAGCTTTGTGTTTCTTATTGGAGGACCAACTAATTATTTGTACAAAGACTTTGGGAGGTACGGGGGACTTGTGGCAATGCTGTAGGCACTCTGTGCAGCCaattgtgcatttttttaaaaatagaatattCCCCCCTTTCCCTAGTATTTTTGTATAATGTTTTGCTGGTAACCATGCATTATGTTATTCCATTGAGGAATGGGGGTTGGAGATACACAATCACACCATTCTTctgccacaccccctccccaaaaatTTATTTTTTCTATAATCCATTTAGCATTGGTCcatcttttaaatattttttatgcagagaTGCAAATCGATAATATGTTGTGACTTTAGAGAGAAATGTCAATGTTAATTATGTATTTTGCCGACTGACTAAATTTGTTTTGTTCTCCGGTTTGTAATGCGAAAACCGAATAACtttgaaaatgtaatatttaaacATTGTAGGTTGGAGCTGAAGGCTTGCAGTTCTGCGTGGAACTCTGTGCACGTGCCCTACGGATAGATTACCAAGATGAACCAAATACTAAAACCTTAGTGTGTAAAACGCTGTCATATCTGCTGCCAAATGATTTGGATTTCTGTAGAGCATGTACTATTACAGTTTTTTTCTCTGAGCTTACATTAGAATCTTTTCATGCTGTTGAAAATCTGTACAGTCAGCCAGATCAGCTGTACACTGAAGATACTAGCTCAGTTCCGAGCTTCCTTCGCTGCGAGCTACTGCTTGTTTTAAAAACCACCTGGCCTTTTGATCCAGAATTTTGGGACTGGCGGATTTTGAAGAAAAACTGTCTTGCTTTAATGCGTGGCAAAGTGGCCTTAATTAATGCTCGTGGACGTGATCTAGTTGCGAAGCTTGGCGATAGCTTGTCAGCTAATGGTAAGACTAAAGAAAAGCCTCTTAAAACGTTGCCGATAAGCCCAGGAGCATCCAGGGGAGATGGCCACATTGCCCTAATGCATCGCTGTGTGTTGTGTAAAAAGGAGTTCCTTGGTGGGCACATTGTACGCCATGCACAGGTTCATCAGCAAAAAGGCGCCTTTTCTTGCCTGATTTGTGCAAGAAAGTACAGATTGAGGGGACAAATGCTGAAGCATTTAAAGACTCATGTGAGGAAGCTTCGAAAGCAAGAACTTGCTGCTCACACAAATACTCAAGAATCTGCCAGTGTTACTGATGGTGTGCAGGAAACTGGTACTCTCATAAATGGAATTCTTGACGATAATGATGAAAAAATATCAACCACTTCAGGATCTGCTAGTGTAAATGAACAGAGTAACTGTAAAAAGTTAACAGGAGATGAAGATATTAAAGTTAGTGTTGATGTTCCTATTGAGCCACACTGCTCAGCTGGTCTGGCTGGAGCACCGAACGAACCTTTGAAAACTCAGGAAGATCCTAAAAAAGATGTTGCTCCTCAagcagatgatgatgatgatgttattATAGTTGATCAAGTGGCAAAAGAAGAATTTGGTTCAGATGAACTTAATGTTCCAaccaaaaagaaaatgaaaaactgtGTTCTTACTAAACAAAGTTCGACAGGTCACAAAAATAATGGAGCTCTATGCAGACAAGAACAGGTGCAAGATGATTCTGTTTCAAAAGAAAAAGTAGAAAATGTCAGAGGAGGTGAAGGTTTCCTCTCTTGTCCAGGCCATGGCTGTTCAAAGGTCTTCACTAAGATACAGTTTCTCACTAAGCATGCACGGAAAGTTCACTCCTCTGATGAAAATGTGCAAGATTACCTAATGAAGTGGTATAAGGGCAAGTGCCGTTATTGCCAAAGAAAATTCATGTATTCCCAGCATTTAATTGACCACCTAAAAAGGCATGTATATCCTAAATTGTACTTCTGTTTACAGTACGACTGTGGCCAGAGGTTTAAATCCGCTTCGGAACTTGTAACTCATACCAAGAGTCATGAAACTTTTCAAGCACAGTGCAGCTTTCATGACTGTGACAAATTGTTTGATCGACTCGATGTGCTTTATGAGCATGAGGCACAACATTACTTAAGTAGAAAACCTGTCCGGTTCACTGATTGTGATAAAACAAACTTTCAGACAGGCAAAGAACTAAGCCACCGAGCAAAGACAAGTGAAGATAAATGCTTAAAAAAAGAACAGAATGCTGTGGAGTTGCTAGTTCCATCGTGGAAGTCACGTAAAGAGTTTTCAGAACCAAAGACCTACCTTCACAGTATGGCTAGCAAACAAAGTGGAAATCAAAATGGGAACGGCACCTTAAGTGATGGTCCACATGTTTCCATTGAATCAGATCAGAAGACCTTGACTGTTGAATCAGGCAGCATAAACTGTTGTATTAATAACGAACAAATAGTAAATGGACACAGTAAACTGAAAGAGACTTTGAGTGGTTCAAATACAAATCCATTTTACTCAGGTGATGTGTCAAGAGATGGCAGTGCTGATTCAGATAAGACCAGTCTTTCAACAGATGCTTCAAGATCAGAGACTACAACAGTGTTGCATAATAGTGTTTCAAAAGATGTTTTAAGGGAAGAGGCCACAGCAGTGTCACAGAATAGCTGCAATCTGTCACAGCAAAATAATGTTCCACCAGCTTTGCAGTCATCCTCTAACCAAGAACAGAGTAGTAGTAGGGGAGAACATAAGGGTTGTGGCAGACAACAAAAGTACTACCGGCCACAGCCACCAAGCTACCTAGATG
Coding sequences:
- the LOC137327404 gene encoding zinc finger protein 654-like produces the protein MAEEEEFEVGSLRKELEWIESELRTSLGLVTASNEYCLKFCRVTEWHAGRWQVPLPLLQVLKSAICCFTKARPLLAAECEHVQYVLSRLALSCFEVLLYCREDDSSKEFWEDFLKTIQECHNVLQNDLNAEFDVLIRMSKNGGPWQNPVLMSILNQELVTQELVNEYLGSESPVFFEYRVKYLMKYEHIGEAMTLTKYCVNHPQTGGNKYFLHLFLTWLCRSSPEEILLQEIAKIDCQEALDVICRLDSEGQVELSWILCVAFLTQQLRNGDMYCTRELILVWSKLQLKLDASKHHFLERCHHLLLTSRNVNHIFLFIRVIQNEVGAEGLQFCVELCARALRIDYQDEPNTKTLVCKTLSYLLPNDLDFCRACTITVFFSELTLESFHAVENLYSQPDQLYTEDTSSVPSFLRCELLLVLKTTWPFDPEFWDWRILKKNCLALMRGKVALINARGRDLVAKLGDSLSANGKTKEKPLKTLPISPGASRGDGHIALMHRCVLCKKEFLGGHIVRHAQVHQQKGAFSCLICARKYRLRGQMLKHLKTHVRKLRKQELAAHTNTQESASVTDGVQETGTLINGILDDNDEKISTTSGSASVNEQSNCKKLTGDEDIKVSVDVPIEPHCSAGLAGAPNEPLKTQEDPKKDVAPQADDDDDVIIVDQVAKEEFGSDELNVPTKKKMKNCVLTKQSSTGHKNNGALCRQEQVQDDSVSKEKVENVRGGEGFLSCPGHGCSKVFTKIQFLTKHARKVHSSDENVQDYLMKWYKGKCRYCQRKFMYSQHLIDHLKRHVYPKLYFCLQYDCGQRFKSASELVTHTKSHETFQAQCSFHDCDKLFDRLDVLYEHEAQHYLSRKPVRFTDCDKTNFQTGKELSHRAKTSEDKCLKKEQNAVELLVPSWKSRKEFSEPKTYLHSMASKQSGNQNGNGTLSDGPHVSIESDQKTLTVESGSINCCINNEQIVNGHSKLKETLSGSNTNPFYSGDVSRDGSADSDKTSLSTDASRSETTTVLHNSVSKDVLREEATAVSQNSCNLSQQNNVPPALQSSSNQEQSSSRGEHKGCGRQQKYYRPQPPSYLDERYISMPKRRKLTTDSNQPPSSQENTVNVKNERHICRKCFMIFNSIEALEGHNSQKNCRPLFVMESDSDEGD